In one window of Falco biarmicus isolate bFalBia1 chromosome 16, bFalBia1.pri, whole genome shotgun sequence DNA:
- the SPDEF gene encoding SAM pointed domain-containing Ets transcription factor, translated as MSSASPGLTTLPLHRFARPDTALLPTPWDPDTRSWGCPDSPSPPATPEQPLPAFCLHYFDMLYSEDIAWATKGMGEPSPSGTQGGRGEAQKEPEQCPIIDSQGLGLGPEGDLQASLHLEEHSLEQVQSMVVGEVLKDIETACKLLNIAADPVDWSPGNVQKWILWTEHQYRLPQIGKSFQELSGKDLCAMSEEQFCQRSPACGDILHAHLDIWKSAAWMKEKATPGGERYCGGDAGWADSEVDSSCAGQPIHLWQFLKELLLKPHNYGRFIRWLNKEKGIFKIEDSAQVARLWGIRKNRPAMNYDKLSRSIRQYYKKGIIRKPDISQRLVYQFVHPV; from the exons ATGAGCAGCGCCAGCCCTGGGCTGACCACTCTGCCCCTCCACCGCTTCGCCCGGCCGGacactgccctgctgcccaccccgTGGGACCCCGACACCcggagctggggctgcccggacagccccagcccccctgccacccccgagcagcccctgcctgctttCTGCCTGCACTACTTCGACATGCTTTACTCGGAGGACATCGCCTGGGCCACCAAGGGCATGGGGGAACCATCCCCAAGCGGCACCCAGGGGGGGCGAGGGGAGGCGCAGAAGGAGCCGGAACAATGTCCCATCATTGACAGCCAGGGCTTGGGGCTGGGGCCCGAGGGGGACCTGCAGGCCAGCCTGCACCTGGAGGAGCACTCGCTGGAGCAGGTGCAGAGCATGGTGGTGGGCGAAGTGCTGAAGGACATCGAGACGGCCTGCAAGCTCCTCAACATCGCCGCAG ACCCCGTGGACTGGAGCCCCGGCAACGTGCAGAAGTGGATCCTGTGGACGGAGCACCAGTACCGACTGCCGCAGATCGGGAAGTCCTTCCAGGAACTGTCGGGAAAAGACCTGTGTGCCATGTCTGAGGAGCAGTTCTGCCAGCGCTCCCCTGCCTGCGGGGACATCCTGCACGCCCACCTCGACATCTGGAAGTCTG CCGCCTGGATGAAGGAAAAAGCCACCCCAGGAGGTGAGAGATACTGTG GAGGTGATGCCGGCTGGGcggacagtgaggtggactcGTCCTGCGCCGGCCAACCCATCCACCTCTGGCAGTTCCtcaaggagctgctgctgaaaccCCACAACTACGGCCGCTTCATCCGCTGGCTCAACAAGGAGAAAG GAATCTTCAAGATCGAGGACTCGGCACAAGTGGCCCGTCTGTGGGGCATCAGGAAGAACCGCCCGGCCATGAACTACGACAAGCTGAGCCGCTCCATCCGGCAGTATTACAAGAAAGGGATCATCCGGAAACCCGACATCTCCCAGCGCCTCGTCTACCAGTTTGTCCACCCGGTGTGA